From one Lolium rigidum isolate FL_2022 chromosome 4, APGP_CSIRO_Lrig_0.1, whole genome shotgun sequence genomic stretch:
- the LOC124648825 gene encoding probable calcium-binding protein CML15, translating into MGKMRSLFSRNGSTGRRSSSSSRSSTPPSPTHNPTTTSSPPRTPTTPSSTSEMERVFRKFDANGDGRISRSELAALFASVGHAATDDEVTRMMEEADADGDGFISLAEFAAINAAPDAAVVEEDLRHAFGVFDADGNGVISPAELARVLRGLGEAATVAQCRRMIQGVDRNGDGLVSFDEFKIMMASGAGFGCNSNIRA; encoded by the coding sequence ATGGGCAAGATGCGGTCCCTCTTCTCCCGCAACGGCAGCAccggccgccgctcctcctcctcctccaggtcCTCCACCCCACCCTCCCCGACCCacaaccccaccaccacctcctccccgcCCCGCACCCCCACcaccccctcctccacctccgagatggagcgcGTCTTCCGCAAGTTCGACGCCAACGGCGACGGCCGCATCTCCCGGTCCgagctcgccgccctcttcgcctCCGTCGGCCACGCCGCCACCGACGACGAGGTCACGCGCATGATGGAGGAGGCGGACGCCGACGGCGACGGCTTCATCAGCCTCGCCGAGTTCGCCGCCATCAACGCCGCGCCCGACGCCGCCGTCGTCGAGGAGGACCTGCGCCACGCATTCGGGGTCTTCGACGCCGACGGCAACGGCGTCATCTCCCCCGCCGAGCTCGCCCGCGTCCTCCGCGGCCTCGGCGAGGCCGCCACCGTCGCGCAGTGCCGCCGCATGATCCAGGGCGTCGACCGCAACGGCGACGGCCTCGTCTCCTTCGACGAGTTCAAGATCATGATGGCGTCCGGCGCGGGATTCGGCTGCAACAGCAACATCCGTGCATGA